Part of the Rhodococcus sp. OK302 genome is shown below.
CGAGGGGAATCGCGCGTTCACGCCTCGGATTCGGGCGCCGAACACGTGATCTGCGCATCCTTCGAGCACCGGCCCGAGCAACGACGGAATGTCACTCGGTAGGTACTCCAAATCGGCGTCGAGGATGACGAGGTGGCTTCCTGCTGCGTATTCCAAGCCGGTCCGTACGGCGGCACCCTTACCGAGATTGACCGGATGAGTCACTACGACAACATCTTTCGATGACAGTGTGTCGAGTATGTGGGATGTATTGTCCGTGCTTCCGTCGTCGACGACGATCAGTTCCATCTGGCAGGGATAGTGAACGGCGAATACACGATCTATCGCTGCGCGCAGGGTGCGTTCCTCGTTGAACACCGGCATCAGGATCGAGAGGCTGACGGAGCGGCGGACGCGTTCGACCCGGCGTAGACGGTCTGAGGGCGAAGTCTCGGTCAACACCCCGTTACGAGGAAACAATGGCTGATTCATCTCACGCTGCCTGACTCGTCCGTAGGGAAGGGACGAGCTACCGGGAATCAGGGGCAGCTCCGAAGAACTATGCGGAAAGTGCCGGGGAACAAGGGCATACCGACTAAGTTGAACTTACTCCTCAACGCGAGCTATGGCCACGCCCGAGATACTTCGGTGGGTGCTCGAGTGCGTGGCAATGCGTGGCATGTCGATACACGGCTTGTCGGTACACCAGAAGAGTTTCTTCAGCGACATCCGTCCAGTCCGGTATCGACGTCGGGCGGGTGTAGGCGGCGCTCAATTGACTTGTGATTGCGCGGGCCAGAGCTGTGACGTCCGCGGCCGACGGAACGAGTGCGACTCCGCCGCCGATGTATTGCTGGGCAATTTCACGGTGAGCGGGTATGTCGCTCAGGACTATCCGCGAGCCGGCGCAGGCAGCCTCGAGTGGCGCGATACCGAATGCTTCATGTTCGGACAGTGAAACGCACACCTGTGCAGTTCGGAGCCAGCGATGCAGTGTCGGAGTGTCGACCTGTCCGAGGAATCGCACGCGGTCTCCGAGGCCGAGTCGGAGCGATTCGGAGGCCAGGGCACCTCGCGCGGAACCGTCGCCGATCACGATGAGCTGAACGGACTGCGGGAGTTCGGTCATGGCCGCGATGACACGATCGACGTGTTTGTACGGCTCGAGTCGCCCGTGGAACACGAGTGTGGAACTCTCGTCGGGGTAGGGCGCCGCTGCAGTGATGGCCGCAGCATCGACCCCGTTGGGAATTACCGTCATAGGTGTTGTGAGGCGCGGAAACCTGGTGCGTACCAGTGATCGTTCAGCATCGGACACGCAGATCACAGCTGAACTCGACGTGAAGAGAGCACTGGAGAATCGCCGGTACACCGTGTGGAGGAGCCGGCCGAGCCGAGTGTGGCCGCTGCCGTGGAAGTGTGGGGTGAATACCACTGCGCGCGTGCGACCGACCAACGCAGTGAGGGCGGCCGAAGAGTGGTAACTGTGTACATGAATGACGTCGAAAGTGCTGTCGAGGTGCATGGTTCGAAACAGAAGCCTTGGGCAGCATGAAATGATCGCGGTCCGCCAGGCTGGAAAACGGTGAACTGTGAGTCCATCCCGGTGCTCGACGGAACCTGGACTGGTGCAACCGTCTCGGCTTCCGGTGAAGACTTCCACCTCGACGCCGAGGCTTGTCAGACCGGAGGCGATCCGCGCGACGTGGATTTCGACGCCACCGGTCGACGGTGGAAATGCGGGAGTTACCAGTGCAATGCGCATCCGAGTGCTCCGTGATGATGAGAGGAGGTGGCGATCAGACTTTGAGGCCGAGCTCGATAATTGCGCGAGAAACGGATAGCACAGTGGCGTTGTGGCTGCGGGCGCGTCGGCGGATGAGCTGATATGCGGAGTCGGGGGTGGTATCACGATCCCGGGAGACAATTCCCTTGGCCTGCTCCACGGTGATGCGGGTCTCGAGGGCGTGCTGTAGCTGGGTCGAAATCCGTTCGTGTTCTTGGAGTTCGAGTGACGTGAGTATGAATCGAAGCGTGACCGCGGCCAGTGTCTGAGCGGCCATCAGATCCTGGTTGTCCCAGTGGACGGGGTCGTGTGAAAAGGCGGTAAGGACACCGACGGTTTCCGTCGTACGTCGAAGCGGAATGGAGGCTACCGCCTTGACTCCCACATGGCCTGCTTGTGCGGCGAAGCCAGGCCAAGCCGGGGCGTTGCCGGGTACGTCGACGATCTGAAGGATTTCCTGACGACGAAGCCTTCCGGGGCCCGACCGAAACTCCTGTTGGCACCGTTCGAAATCGGGGGAACTGACCGAGGTGATGTCTTCTTGGTCGGGAAGGAACAGTGTGATTCCGGCTGCTGCGACACCGAAGATCTCGGTAATGTAACGCACGAGTTCGTCGAGTGTTCGCGATACCGACGTGCTTTCGGCAGTCGGGGCGGCGAAATGAGTGAGGGCAGAAAGGAACAGCGCGTCGTCATGCATGGGAATCCCGCCATTGCTCGTCATCGGTGCCGAGGTTCCTCTGCCAGCAGTAACCCAGGAGTCTCGTGAGCTTTCCAATTCGTATCCTGTTTGTAGACAACAGGTTCGAAGTTGTTGTGTGCTGTCGAACTGTAGAGTGTCCCGTGAATCAGTAAAACAAACTTAAATTCCGGTACGACTCAAGAGTACATACCCACGCCTTGTTTGTGAAGAAATGGGTGGGTGAATATCCGTGAATTCCGTTGCGGCGCATCCGAAGCCTGATTTCCGTACCTTGCGACCGGTTTAACCAAAGTAGGAGGGTTGGTTGGTTCTGTCGATCAGGGAGGCTTCGGCAAGCTTCTTGCCGGGCGGAATCGCACCTGACTGGTGCCGCGTCGCGGGTTAAGGTCAGAAAAACATGTTTCCCGACTACGGTCTCGAAGAGGAGTTTCCTGTGCGCGCAATGGTGGTTACGGAATTGTCCGGTCCGCAAAGTATCGACGTTCAGGAAGTCCCGGAGCCCAGCGCCGAGGGTATGGTTCTCATTGATGTCAAAGCGAGCGGTGTGTGCTTCCCGGACTTGTTGATCACCTACGGCAAGTATCAGATTCGAGCTGAGCCGCCGTTCATTCCGGGCGCGGAGATATCGGGTGTGGTGGTATCAGCGCCGGAGGGGTCCGGATTTGCTCCCGGCGAGCGGGTTCTCGCTGCGACGTATCTCGGGGGATATGCGGAACGTATTGCAGTCAATCCAGCGCAGGTTCATCGGATTCCTGACGAATTGGCTTTCGACGAAGCGGCATCCCTGATCATCAATTATCAGACGATGGAGTTCGCGCTGGCTCGTCGCGCCAAGATTCAGGCCGGAGAAACCGTGGTCGTTCTCGGTGCTGCGGGTGGCGTGGGAACTGCGACCATTCAGTTGGCGAAGGCGCACGGTGCGCGGGTCATCGCAGTCGTTCGGCGTGAGGGTGTCGAGAAATTCCTCCGCGAACTCGGTGCCGACGAGGTTGTCGCCTTGGCTCCGGGTTGGGGCGAGAAGGTACGGGAACTCACTGCCGGCGTCGGCGCTCAGATCGTCGTGGATCCGGTCGGCGGCGACGCGTTCGATGACGCAATCCGTGTGCTGGCGCCCGAAGGCCGTCTGGTCGTGATCGGATTTGCCGGCGGCGGGATTCCTCAGGTGAAGGTGAACCGGGTGCTGTTCCGCAACATCAGCATCGTCGGTGCGGCGTGGGGTGAGTTCACGCGGACCAATCCGGAGGCGGTTGCCGAGGTGCACGCGTCGCTCGTGGAGCACGTCCGAAATGGGTTGCGACCCCTCGTCAAGGCTCGGTACGTTTTGGAAGATGCGGCCTTGGCGCTGACCGATCTGGAAACCGGCAAAGTGCTCGGAAAGGCCATCTTGGTGCAGGAATGAGCGAAGAAAAGGTGATGGTGCTCACCGTAATCTGGGTTGCACCTTAGTTTCATTTGGGCAATAGTTGCATCCGCACTACTATTCGCCAGGTGATTGATTCGACTTCTGATGACCTGTTCGGAGCACTCGACGAGTTGTTCACTCGCCTGATCAGTATCAGTGATACGGAGTCGATCGATGCATTGGTCGAGCTGGATCTCTCGTTCTCACAGGTGCGTGTGCTGTTCGCGCTAACACAGCGTGACTCGCCGATCCCGATCAACGAGGTTGCAGACGAGCTCCGGCTCTCGGTGGCCGCGACGGGGCGCAATATCGATCAGCTCGTGAACATGGGTCTGATCGATCGGCGTGAAGATGAACGTGACCGACGCGTCAAGCGGGTTTCCTTGTCGGAGGCCGGTCGTAAGGTCACG
Proteins encoded:
- a CDS encoding glycosyltransferase family 2 protein, which translates into the protein MNQPLFPRNGVLTETSPSDRLRRVERVRRSVSLSILMPVFNEERTLRAAIDRVFAVHYPCQMELIVVDDGSTDNTSHILDTLSSKDVVVVTHPVNLGKGAAVRTGLEYAAGSHLVILDADLEYLPSDIPSLLGPVLEGCADHVFGARIRGVNARFPSFRFAVGGRMTTLAANLLYDACLADMHTCLKLVPTDHLRSFSLKEGGFGLDTEVTARLLRGGIRPFEVPVTYRGRSVDEGKKITWHDGFTCLAILVRVRMQRRPEILPLAERFPVAAHTLHRRPRAVG
- a CDS encoding glycosyltransferase family 4 protein, with the translated sequence MRIALVTPAFPPSTGGVEIHVARIASGLTSLGVEVEVFTGSRDGCTSPGSVEHRDGLTVHRFPAWRTAIISCCPRLLFRTMHLDSTFDVIHVHSYHSSAALTALVGRTRAVVFTPHFHGSGHTRLGRLLHTVYRRFSSALFTSSSAVICVSDAERSLVRTRFPRLTTPMTVIPNGVDAAAITAAAPYPDESSTLVFHGRLEPYKHVDRVIAAMTELPQSVQLIVIGDGSARGALASESLRLGLGDRVRFLGQVDTPTLHRWLRTAQVCVSLSEHEAFGIAPLEAACAGSRIVLSDIPAHREIAQQYIGGGVALVPSAADVTALARAITSQLSAAYTRPTSIPDWTDVAEETLLVYRQAVYRHATHCHALEHPPKYLGRGHSSR
- a CDS encoding GAF and ANTAR domain-containing protein, which produces MTSNGGIPMHDDALFLSALTHFAAPTAESTSVSRTLDELVRYITEIFGVAAAGITLFLPDQEDITSVSSPDFERCQQEFRSGPGRLRRQEILQIVDVPGNAPAWPGFAAQAGHVGVKAVASIPLRRTTETVGVLTAFSHDPVHWDNQDLMAAQTLAAVTLRFILTSLELQEHERISTQLQHALETRITVEQAKGIVSRDRDTTPDSAYQLIRRRARSHNATVLSVSRAIIELGLKV
- a CDS encoding NADPH:quinone oxidoreductase family protein, translated to MRAMVVTELSGPQSIDVQEVPEPSAEGMVLIDVKASGVCFPDLLITYGKYQIRAEPPFIPGAEISGVVVSAPEGSGFAPGERVLAATYLGGYAERIAVNPAQVHRIPDELAFDEAASLIINYQTMEFALARRAKIQAGETVVVLGAAGGVGTATIQLAKAHGARVIAVVRREGVEKFLRELGADEVVALAPGWGEKVRELTAGVGAQIVVDPVGGDAFDDAIRVLAPEGRLVVIGFAGGGIPQVKVNRVLFRNISIVGAAWGEFTRTNPEAVAEVHASLVEHVRNGLRPLVKARYVLEDAALALTDLETGKVLGKAILVQE
- a CDS encoding MarR family winged helix-turn-helix transcriptional regulator, which produces MIDSTSDDLFGALDELFTRLISISDTESIDALVELDLSFSQVRVLFALTQRDSPIPINEVADELRLSVAATGRNIDQLVNMGLIDRREDERDRRVKRVSLSEAGRKVTSNHIECKRGQLREFASRVPTPDALRLVEALEPILAGEYLRAFTQETSR